In a single window of the Rhineura floridana isolate rRhiFlo1 chromosome 3, rRhiFlo1.hap2, whole genome shotgun sequence genome:
- the LOC133379208 gene encoding putative testis-specific Y-encoded-like protein 3 isoform X1: MSGDGGNWDPPSPASKQRRLDPACQSQKETEAAQALADMTAWGGASLETVNQQEARETAAAKESLETMGQQGARVTPAAVDQRGPPVKDSGTRDGRAGGDRETVPHREGEQWSATEGTEAASVTRGDLETVTNETKRGLDTTCVTEEAGDGRESRRKRKEARERRRAVEAAAAEDECSIISVGEEDDEEEEDEDGGRSQPPRKTEQYLEALEAVQLELEAVNQQASRAFAQLKAKFGHMRRPHLERRNLIIQNIPGFWVTAFLNHPQLSAMINDRDEDTLSYMTNLQVEDFTHAKPGCKIKFYFNSNPYFQNEVIVKEFQCGSSGRLVSHSTPIRWWRGQDPLAHSRKNFELGRSFFSWFCDHSFPAGDHIAEIIKEDLWPNPLQYYLMGEGGENGEEDSETENGDDFVVIVDDDVEEEEEEEEEEVADVHEIMDEEEGGQGEAVEEVLSGQEEDVAGPRTSLHKEPDGRDSEPEEDC, from the exons ATGAGCGGGGACGGTGGGAACTGGGACCCACCATCCCCGGCCTCTAAGCAACGGCGCTTAGACCCGGCTTGTCAGTCGCAGAAGGAAACCGAGGCTGCCCAGGCTCTGGCTGACATGACGGCTTGGGGTGGCGCGAGCCTTGAAACCGTCAACCAGCAGGAGGCGCGCGAAACTGCCGCGGCTAAGGAGAGCCTGGAAACGATGGGCCAGCAGGGGGCGCGCGTAACCCCCGCTGCAGTTGATCAGCGAGGCCCTCCCGTGAAGGACTCGGGGACTCGAGATGGCCGTGCAGGCGGGGACCGGGAGACTGTCCCCCACAGAGAAGGGGAGCAATGGAGCGCCACGGAGGGCACGGAAGCTGCCAGCGTGACGCGAGGGGACCTAGAAACCGTCACCAATGAGACAAAGCGAGGCCTAGACACCACCTGTGTGACAGAGGAAGCTGGGGATGGCCGGGagagcaggaggaagaggaaggaggccaGGGAGAGGCGGCGGGCCGTcgaggcggcagcagcagaggaTGAGTGCTCAATCATCTCGGTGGGGGAAGAGGAcgatgaggaagaggaagatgaggaTGGAGGAAGGTCACAGCCGCCTCGCAAAACCGAGCAATACCTGGAAGCGCTGGAGGCTGTGCAACTGGAACTGGAAGCCGTGAACCAGCAGGCCAGCCGCGCCTTTGCCCAGCTGAAAGCCAAGTTTGGCCACATGCGACGCCCACACTTGGAGCGGCGCAACCTCATCATCCAGAACATCCCTGGCTTCTGGGTCACTGCT TTTCTCAACCATCCCCAGCTTTCAGCCATGATCAATGACCGGGATGAAGACACCCTGAGCTATATGACCAATCTGCAg GTTGAGGATTTCACCCATGCAAAACCAGGCTGCAAGATCAAGTTCTACTTCAACAGCAACCCTTATTTCCAGAATGAGGTCATTGTGAAGGAGTTCCAGTGTGGTTCCTCTG GGAGGCTAGTGTCCCACTCTACACCCATCCGCTGGTGGCGTGGCCAGGATCCACTAGCTCACAGCCGGAAGAATTTTGAGTTGGGGCGCAGCTTCTTCAGTTGGTTCTGTGACCACAgcttcccagcaggagaccacaTAGCTGAG ATAATTAAAGAGGACCTGTGGCCCAATCCACTGCAGTACTACCTGATGGGGGAAGGTGGTGAAAATGGTGAAGAAGACAG TGAGACAGAGAATGGTGATGACTTTGTGGTGATTGTGGATGATGAtgttgaagaggaggaggaggaagaagaggaggaggtggcagatGTGCATGAGATCATGGATGAGGAGGAGGGTGGGCAAG GTGAAGCTGTGGAAGAGGTCCTGAGTGGCCAAGAAGAGGATGTTGCTGGTCCCAGGACCTCCCTCCATAAGGAGCCAGATGGAAGAGATTCTGAGCCAGAAGAAGACTGCTAG
- the LOC133379208 gene encoding putative testis-specific Y-encoded-like protein 3 isoform X2, with product MSGDGGNWDPPSPASKQRRLDPACQSQKETEAAQALADMTAWGGASLETVNQQEARETAAAKESLETMGQQGARVTPAAVDQRGPPVKDSGTRDGRAGGDRETVPHREGEQWSATEGTEAASVTRGDLETVTNETKRGLDTTCVTEEAGDGRESRRKRKEARERRRAVEAAAAEDECSIISVGEEDDEEEEDEDGGRSQPPRKTEQYLEALEAVQLELEAVNQQASRAFAQLKAKFGHMRRPHLERRNLIIQNIPGFWVTAFLNHPQLSAMINDRDEDTLSYMTNLQVEDFTHAKPGCKIKFYFNSNPYFQNEVIVKEFQCGSSGRLVSHSTPIRWWRGQDPLAHSRKNFELGRSFFSWFCDHSFPAGDHIAEIIKEDLWPNPLQYYLMGEGGENGEEDR from the exons ATGAGCGGGGACGGTGGGAACTGGGACCCACCATCCCCGGCCTCTAAGCAACGGCGCTTAGACCCGGCTTGTCAGTCGCAGAAGGAAACCGAGGCTGCCCAGGCTCTGGCTGACATGACGGCTTGGGGTGGCGCGAGCCTTGAAACCGTCAACCAGCAGGAGGCGCGCGAAACTGCCGCGGCTAAGGAGAGCCTGGAAACGATGGGCCAGCAGGGGGCGCGCGTAACCCCCGCTGCAGTTGATCAGCGAGGCCCTCCCGTGAAGGACTCGGGGACTCGAGATGGCCGTGCAGGCGGGGACCGGGAGACTGTCCCCCACAGAGAAGGGGAGCAATGGAGCGCCACGGAGGGCACGGAAGCTGCCAGCGTGACGCGAGGGGACCTAGAAACCGTCACCAATGAGACAAAGCGAGGCCTAGACACCACCTGTGTGACAGAGGAAGCTGGGGATGGCCGGGagagcaggaggaagaggaaggaggccaGGGAGAGGCGGCGGGCCGTcgaggcggcagcagcagaggaTGAGTGCTCAATCATCTCGGTGGGGGAAGAGGAcgatgaggaagaggaagatgaggaTGGAGGAAGGTCACAGCCGCCTCGCAAAACCGAGCAATACCTGGAAGCGCTGGAGGCTGTGCAACTGGAACTGGAAGCCGTGAACCAGCAGGCCAGCCGCGCCTTTGCCCAGCTGAAAGCCAAGTTTGGCCACATGCGACGCCCACACTTGGAGCGGCGCAACCTCATCATCCAGAACATCCCTGGCTTCTGGGTCACTGCT TTTCTCAACCATCCCCAGCTTTCAGCCATGATCAATGACCGGGATGAAGACACCCTGAGCTATATGACCAATCTGCAg GTTGAGGATTTCACCCATGCAAAACCAGGCTGCAAGATCAAGTTCTACTTCAACAGCAACCCTTATTTCCAGAATGAGGTCATTGTGAAGGAGTTCCAGTGTGGTTCCTCTG GGAGGCTAGTGTCCCACTCTACACCCATCCGCTGGTGGCGTGGCCAGGATCCACTAGCTCACAGCCGGAAGAATTTTGAGTTGGGGCGCAGCTTCTTCAGTTGGTTCTGTGACCACAgcttcccagcaggagaccacaTAGCTGAG ATAATTAAAGAGGACCTGTGGCCCAATCCACTGCAGTACTACCTGATGGGGGAAGGTGGTGAAAATGGTGAAGAAGACAG GTGA